The following proteins come from a genomic window of Verrucomicrobiia bacterium:
- a CDS encoding LamG-like jellyroll fold domain-containing protein, translating to MPRSALSGLLLIAALFIGNVCPGAVALVDYFDLQSYGTVAGGQTITDALGNAQATLNPDANTSLTSSGLTISGGNSRTTGLNLAAGALNGFTGSFTIQTWVTVQGGGGVVLYAANNGPANGYIATGYDGYAAVYGFKWGSCLSGGGAGNATGIAYNRYGQTAGLAYSMTAGTLYDIVLTYDAGTHIFRQYVNGALTGSQTNDFSQNSLAQAQNFTVGGGTATQTWGDNSALSTTKSFLLYRGALSASEVTNIHNLGVGASVAAIQSQLPADKTFVWNGAGADNHWSTVENWTATNAPAYDDVVIFAGNTQTTVNLDAGSYVGSLTFSNNAGSYNLTNAANTLGLNGGLTNNSASAQTINVPVTLSTTQPINAAVGNLIFGQNINNNGNTVTFAGSGDITLNGMLTGSGGVVQTGTGTLTISLPFNPPASYSGNTVIQSGALQLLNDSFRLVTSPFSGAGNLVVSTNGGVVGPMVLWGANNLTGTTTVSNGSLFVAYAPSQSIGSTISVRDGATFGVLARADTNYVSPNHLIIGSSTGATLQFGMTGISEPGLTGTNHAPIEAGTVTIHGTATINIANCPFATNSYPLFTGYSSGNLALGSQPLGYSGQLTVIGSTVFYTVTNLDSHYGPFVHPGCMSTQADIDRMKAKIAAGAEPWASAYAVLTNNGHSSASYTANPIAYPSRGVNDNYAPMMNDAAAAYECALRYRLTGDTNFAECAMRNMDSYAKTVVQIRGNSNALLLMGAQGFDFACAAELLRDYQPWVDSGGFARFQNFLVYRFYTDAFNGNGIYWFLMAHNGTCWSHYWLNWDGFALSAAAAIGVVCDRRDIYDFAVNYYKGSGAGNGMVTNAVYFMHPGYLGQSQEMGRDMGHASLDPVLLAELCEVAWNQGDDLFGYDNNAVLAMSEYTCRAMTTNGVPWVNYAGCDATATGPAVGSNYRAGLDMIWNHYLNIKGLSAPYTMASALANRPEGGGGNYGGNSGGFDQIGFTTLTHALDRITNSPAPSALQADAPLAGTARVWWYGSAYATGYNVKRATSVDGPYTVIAANQSATDFLYTDTNLTPDTAYYYVVSAIINGVETTNSLPVSVTANQRLTGTVIGTDSVFVNGQWKDQLFDNAPITWFDCSAPSGGWAGLDLGASYRITKVGYYPRANFPDRMTGGRFQGCNVADFSSGVVTLCTIGSTPAPGTTTVQTVTNTGGYRYVRYIGPPNGYCNTAELQFEGMPAPAAAQVPPMLQAYLKFDETSGTTAADATGNGWDGTLVNSPTRVAGYSNNAVNLSSNSFQYVTLPGGVVSNLDAVSIAAWVKLTSSSTWSRIFDFGTGQSVYMFLTPRNGTTNNAIRFAITTSGGAGEQIIDGASELPTGVWKHVAVTIGGNGGVLYVDGVPVGTNSAMTLVPSFLGTTTQNYIGKSQYNDPYLNGQVDDFRIYNGALSAADVATFVTPLAAPTGLAAMPGDGQIVLSWNGVTSASSYSLLRSLTNGGPYTQITNVTATTFTDTALANGVMYYYVVRAANVVGESPSSIQVSARPTSAARLTSSATLTGNQLQLSWPADHTGWRLQVSTNLNTTNWQDIAGTEATNAVSLLPTNGNAFFRLIYP from the coding sequence GTGCCGCGTTCGGCATTGTCCGGGCTGTTGTTGATCGCTGCGTTGTTCATTGGGAACGTGTGTCCGGGAGCGGTCGCTTTGGTGGATTATTTCGATTTGCAGAGTTATGGCACGGTCGCCGGGGGACAGACGATCACGGATGCGCTGGGAAATGCCCAAGCCACGCTGAACCCGGATGCCAACACGTCCCTGACCAGCAGCGGCCTGACGATTTCCGGCGGCAATTCCCGCACCACCGGGCTGAATCTGGCGGCGGGCGCGCTCAACGGTTTCACCGGCAGCTTCACGATTCAGACTTGGGTCACCGTTCAGGGCGGGGGCGGCGTGGTCCTGTATGCCGCGAACAACGGCCCCGCCAATGGCTACATCGCGACTGGCTATGATGGCTACGCAGCCGTTTACGGTTTCAAATGGGGAAGCTGCCTCAGCGGTGGCGGAGCGGGCAATGCGACCGGCATAGCCTACAATCGTTACGGGCAGACGGCGGGATTGGCCTATTCAATGACGGCGGGAACGCTGTATGACATCGTTCTGACCTATGACGCCGGGACGCATATTTTCCGGCAGTATGTGAACGGGGCGTTGACGGGATCGCAGACGAATGATTTCAGCCAGAACAGCCTGGCCCAGGCGCAGAACTTCACCGTCGGCGGCGGCACGGCTACGCAAACGTGGGGGGATAATTCGGCCCTTTCCACGACCAAAAGTTTTCTGCTGTATCGCGGGGCGCTCTCGGCCTCGGAGGTGACGAATATTCATAACCTCGGAGTGGGTGCCAGCGTTGCAGCAATTCAAAGTCAGCTTCCGGCGGATAAGACTTTTGTTTGGAATGGCGCCGGCGCGGATAACCATTGGAGCACGGTGGAAAACTGGACTGCGACCAACGCGCCGGCTTACGACGACGTCGTGATTTTTGCGGGCAACACCCAAACGACGGTGAACCTGGATGCCGGCAGTTACGTTGGTTCGCTGACTTTCAGCAACAATGCGGGCAGTTACAACCTCACCAATGCGGCCAATACACTGGGACTGAATGGCGGGCTGACGAACAATTCGGCCAGTGCGCAAACCATCAATGTGCCGGTGACCTTGAGCACGACGCAGCCGATCAACGCGGCGGTCGGCAATTTGATCTTCGGGCAGAACATCAACAATAACGGCAACACCGTGACGTTCGCTGGCAGCGGCGACATTACGCTGAACGGCATGCTGACGGGTTCTGGCGGCGTGGTGCAGACGGGCACCGGCACGCTGACGATTTCGCTGCCATTCAATCCGCCGGCGTCTTACAGCGGCAACACCGTGATTCAATCGGGCGCGTTGCAACTGTTGAATGACAGTTTCCGACTCGTCACGAGCCCGTTTTCGGGCGCGGGCAATTTGGTTGTCTCTACGAACGGCGGGGTGGTTGGGCCAATGGTGCTCTGGGGCGCGAACAACCTGACCGGCACCACGACGGTGAGCAACGGGTCGCTGTTTGTCGCTTATGCGCCGAGTCAATCCATCGGCTCGACGATCTCGGTGCGGGACGGTGCGACGTTCGGTGTGCTGGCCCGGGCGGATACGAATTACGTGTCGCCGAATCATTTGATCATCGGCAGCAGCACAGGGGCGACGCTGCAGTTTGGCATGACGGGCATTTCCGAGCCGGGCCTGACGGGAACGAACCATGCGCCGATTGAAGCGGGCACGGTGACGATCCACGGCACGGCGACAATCAACATCGCCAACTGTCCGTTTGCGACGAACAGTTATCCGCTGTTCACCGGTTACAGTTCGGGAAATCTCGCGTTGGGCTCGCAGCCGCTTGGCTATTCGGGCCAGCTGACGGTGATTGGTTCGACGGTTTTTTACACGGTCACCAATTTGGATAGCCATTACGGGCCATTCGTGCATCCGGGCTGCATGAGCACGCAGGCGGACATTGATCGCATGAAGGCGAAAATTGCCGCCGGGGCCGAGCCGTGGGCGTCGGCTTATGCCGTGCTGACCAACAACGGCCATTCCTCGGCGTCCTACACGGCCAATCCCATTGCGTATCCCTCTCGCGGCGTCAACGACAACTACGCTCCCATGATGAACGACGCCGCGGCTGCCTATGAATGTGCATTGCGCTACCGCCTGACCGGGGACACGAACTTTGCCGAATGCGCGATGCGGAACATGGATTCGTATGCCAAAACGGTGGTGCAAATCCGGGGGAATTCCAATGCGCTGTTGTTGATGGGTGCGCAAGGATTTGATTTTGCCTGCGCGGCGGAATTGCTGCGGGATTACCAGCCGTGGGTGGACTCCGGCGGCTTTGCGCGGTTCCAAAATTTTCTGGTGTATCGGTTTTACACGGATGCGTTCAACGGCAACGGCATCTATTGGTTTCTGATGGCACACAATGGCACGTGCTGGTCGCATTACTGGCTGAACTGGGACGGGTTTGCGTTGAGCGCCGCGGCGGCGATTGGCGTGGTGTGTGACCGGAGGGACATTTACGACTTCGCCGTCAATTACTACAAGGGCAGCGGTGCGGGCAATGGCATGGTGACGAACGCGGTGTATTTCATGCATCCCGGCTATCTGGGGCAGAGCCAGGAAATGGGACGCGACATGGGGCATGCCTCGCTGGATCCGGTGTTGCTGGCGGAACTTTGCGAGGTGGCGTGGAACCAGGGCGACGACTTGTTCGGCTACGACAACAATGCCGTGCTGGCGATGAGCGAATACACCTGCCGGGCAATGACAACCAATGGCGTTCCCTGGGTGAATTACGCGGGCTGCGATGCCACCGCAACGGGGCCGGCCGTCGGCAGCAATTATCGCGCGGGCTTGGACATGATCTGGAATCACTACTTGAACATCAAAGGCTTGTCCGCGCCTTACACGATGGCCTCGGCCCTGGCCAATCGGCCCGAAGGCGGCGGCGGCAATTACGGCGGCAACAGCGGCGGCTTCGATCAAATCGGTTTCACGACCCTGACGCACGCGCTGGATCGCATCACGAATTCACCCGCGCCGAGCGCGTTGCAGGCGGATGCGCCGCTGGCCGGCACGGCAAGAGTCTGGTGGTATGGCAGCGCCTACGCCACCGGTTACAACGTCAAGCGCGCCACGAGCGTCGACGGACCTTACACGGTCATTGCTGCGAATCAATCCGCCACCGACTTTCTCTACACGGACACCAACCTGACGCCGGACACGGCGTATTATTATGTCGTTTCAGCGATCATTAACGGCGTGGAAACGACCAACAGTCTGCCGGTGAGCGTGACGGCGAATCAGCGGTTGACCGGAACGGTGATTGGCACGGACTCCGTCTTCGTCAACGGCCAGTGGAAAGATCAACTGTTCGACAACGCGCCGATCACCTGGTTCGACTGTTCCGCGCCGAGCGGCGGGTGGGCCGGATTGGACTTGGGCGCTTCGTATCGCATCACAAAGGTCGGGTATTATCCGCGCGCGAACTTTCCCGACCGGATGACCGGCGGCAGATTCCAGGGCTGCAACGTGGCCGACTTCAGCAGCGGCGTGGTGACGCTCTGCACGATTGGCAGCACGCCGGCGCCAGGAACGACCACGGTCCAGACGGTCACCAACACGGGCGGCTATCGTTATGTGCGCTACATCGGTCCGCCCAATGGCTATTGCAACACGGCGGAGTTGCAATTCGAGGGAATGCCCGCGCCGGCGGCCGCTCAGGTGCCACCCATGCTTCAAGCTTATTTGAAATTCGACGAAACCAGCGGCACGACCGCAGCCGACGCGACGGGTAACGGTTGGGACGGAACGCTGGTCAACTCCCCGACGCGCGTCGCTGGTTACAGCAACAATGCGGTGAACTTGAGCAGTAACTCCTTTCAATATGTGACCCTGCCCGGCGGCGTGGTCTCGAATCTGGATGCGGTCAGCATTGCCGCCTGGGTAAAGCTGACCAGCAGCAGCACGTGGTCGCGGATTTTCGACTTCGGCACGGGCCAGAGCGTTTACATGTTCCTCACCCCGCGCAACGGGACGACCAATAATGCCATTCGATTCGCCATCACCACCAGCGGGGGCGCCGGCGAGCAGATCATTGACGGCGCCAGCGAACTGCCCACCGGCGTCTGGAAACACGTCGCGGTGACCATCGGCGGCAACGGGGGTGTTCTCTACGTGGACGGCGTCCCCGTCGGCACGAACAGCGCGATGACTCTGGTCCCAAGCTTCCTCGGGACCACGACGCAGAATTACATCGGAAAATCGCAATACAACGATCCGTATTTGAACGGCCAAGTGGACGATTTCCGCATCTACAACGGCGCTTTGAGCGCGGCGGATGTGGCCACGTTCGTCACGCCGCTCGCCGCGCCGACCGGCCTGGCGGCGATGCCGGGCGACGGCCAGATCGTGTTGAGCTGGAATGGCGTCACGAGCGCCAGCAGCTACAGCCTCCTTCGCTCGCTTACGAATGGTGGACCTTACACGCAGATTACGAACGTGACGGCGACCACGTTCACGGATACTGCGCTGGCGAACGGTGTGATGTATTACTACGTCGTCCGCGCCGCGAATGTTGTGGGCGAAAGCCCCAGTTCGATTCAGGTCAGCGCCCGGCCGACATCGGCGGCGCGCCTGACGAGTTCCGCAACCTTGACTGGCAACCAACTTCAATTGAGCTGGCCGGCGGACCACACCGGCTGGCGTTTGCAGGTGAGCACCAATCTGAATACAACCAACTGGCAGGATATCGCCGGAACGGAGGCAACCAACGCGGTTTCGCTTCTGCCAACCAACGGCAACGCATTTTTCCGGCTTATTTATCCATGA
- a CDS encoding chloride channel protein: MTHSQATPDRLSDFRADRRMLLLAGFAVPIGAISALVAKALLWLIALITNLAFFHRWSIAPTLPQDHHLGWWVVLVPVAGALIIGLMARYGSEKIRGHGIPEAIEAILMGKSLIQARVAILKPISSAISIGTGGPFGAEGPIIMTGGAFGSLFAQFFHLSAAERKTLLAAGAAGGMAAVFATPVAAVLLAVELLLFEWKPRSFVPVAVAAVVAAALRVPLLGEGPIFPVLPHDSLSGSTLLMAGGVGIIVGLVATLLTLLVYACEDLFERFSIHWMWWPALGAVVVGIGGVIDPRVLGVGYNTIHALMRGEILGAALIGLLIAKAIVWSVALGSGTSGGVLAPLLIIGGAVGALLGQWLPAGDPRLWALAGMAAMMAGMMNAPLTGMIFALELSHDLNTLPVLLIGCTAAFGVAILLLRRSILTEKLARRGQHIAREYSVDTFELMRVADVMDPSPPTIHCDLTIARLSDLIARGDTSVSRRQGTLIVDPQNRLAGIITRGDVVRALQADPTGATTVLAVGKRELVVAHPDELLRDALGRMLRHNIGRLPVVERDHPEHAVGYLGRSCILAARLRQHDEEEVRERSRMLHSLIPG, translated from the coding sequence ATGACTCATTCTCAAGCTACGCCGGATCGGCTGTCGGATTTCCGCGCGGACCGGCGCATGTTGTTGCTCGCCGGTTTCGCCGTGCCCATCGGCGCCATCAGCGCCCTCGTTGCCAAAGCGTTGCTGTGGCTGATTGCGCTGATCACCAACCTCGCCTTCTTTCACCGCTGGTCGATCGCGCCCACCCTGCCCCAGGACCATCACCTTGGCTGGTGGGTGGTGCTGGTGCCGGTCGCCGGCGCCCTGATAATCGGGCTCATGGCGCGTTATGGCTCGGAAAAAATCCGGGGCCACGGCATCCCTGAAGCGATTGAGGCCATCCTGATGGGGAAAAGTTTGATCCAGGCACGCGTCGCCATCCTGAAGCCCATTTCGTCGGCCATCTCAATCGGCACGGGCGGCCCGTTCGGTGCGGAGGGGCCGATCATCATGACCGGCGGCGCCTTTGGCTCGCTGTTCGCGCAGTTCTTTCACCTGTCGGCAGCGGAGCGCAAAACCCTGCTGGCCGCAGGTGCGGCGGGCGGCATGGCGGCCGTGTTCGCCACCCCCGTGGCGGCCGTGCTGCTCGCGGTGGAGCTTCTGCTGTTCGAATGGAAGCCACGCAGCTTCGTGCCGGTGGCGGTCGCCGCTGTCGTGGCCGCGGCGTTGCGGGTGCCACTGCTCGGGGAAGGTCCCATTTTCCCCGTGTTGCCGCATGACAGCCTGAGCGGCTCGACCCTGCTGATGGCCGGCGGCGTCGGCATCATCGTGGGGCTGGTGGCCACGCTGCTGACTTTGCTGGTGTATGCGTGTGAAGACCTGTTCGAACGCTTTTCCATTCACTGGATGTGGTGGCCGGCACTGGGCGCCGTTGTCGTTGGCATCGGCGGCGTCATCGATCCGCGTGTGCTGGGCGTGGGCTACAACACGATTCACGCATTGATGCGCGGGGAAATTCTGGGCGCGGCGCTGATTGGCCTGCTGATTGCCAAGGCCATTGTCTGGTCCGTGGCGCTGGGCTCGGGCACTTCCGGCGGCGTGCTGGCGCCATTGCTCATCATTGGCGGCGCGGTGGGTGCGTTGCTGGGGCAATGGCTGCCCGCGGGCGACCCGCGCCTGTGGGCGCTGGCGGGCATGGCGGCAATGATGGCCGGCATGATGAACGCCCCGCTGACCGGGATGATTTTTGCCCTGGAACTGTCGCACGATCTGAACACCCTGCCCGTGCTGCTGATCGGCTGCACCGCCGCCTTCGGCGTCGCGATTCTGCTCCTGCGCCGCTCCATCCTGACCGAAAAACTGGCGCGGCGCGGCCAGCACATCGCCCGTGAATACAGCGTCGACACCTTTGAACTGATGCGCGTGGCGGATGTCATGGACCCGTCGCCGCCGACCATTCACTGCGATCTCACCATCGCCCGGCTGTCGGATTTGATCGCCCGGGGCGACACGTCCGTGTCCCGCCGGCAGGGAACGCTCATCGTGGACCCGCAAAATCGCCTGGCGGGCATCATCACCCGTGGCGATGTCGTGCGGGCGCTGCAAGCCGACCCCACGGGCGCGACCACCGTGCTGGCCGTGGGCAAACGCGAACTGGTCGTCGCCCACCCCGACGAACTGCTGCGCGACGCGCTGGGCCGGATGTTGCGTCACAACATCGGCCGGCTGCCCGTCGTGGAGCGCGACCATCCCGAGCACGCGGTGGGTTATCTCGGCCGCTCGTGCATTCTCGCCGCCCGCCTGCGCCAGCATGACGAGGAAGAGGTGCGGGAGCGCAGCCGCATGCTTCATTCATTGATTCCCGGTTAA
- a CDS encoding multiheme c-type cytochrome: protein MHFRGVFIAIAMATAMIVAAYLVNSRRPRVVVEQPSAALIRASGKCAECHRNAQYSIVHEFEMSVHARKGVNCLDCHQVAAGQQGTNHNGFVINTAVTPANCRTCHEAIYQQFLHSRHAAASWAAVAGDKDFTPEQVAFGEHYQPGAVKRPPNALTTLEGAAATTSGCASCHSVGRPNPDGTIGNCTACHTRHTSSVELARLPSTCGQCHLGPDHSQMEIYTESKHGVMFAAQRQLLNLSAPPDKLTTHDMFVPTCATCHMSGINGTGVTHDPSERLSYYLFAEVTKPRPDAARAQAKMKNICLQCHTPALVDRVYREADEVVKSTNEKVLAAKAIMDQLQQDGLLKGEPYSQPIAFKYFDLWHYYGRTAKHGAFMGGADFVQWHGNYPILQHLVEIRAEAEQLRQEHAAGR, encoded by the coding sequence ATGCACTTCCGCGGCGTCTTCATCGCCATCGCCATGGCCACGGCCATGATCGTGGCGGCCTACCTGGTGAATTCCCGCCGGCCCCGCGTGGTGGTCGAACAGCCCAGCGCGGCGCTCATCCGGGCCAGCGGCAAATGCGCCGAATGCCACCGCAACGCGCAATACTCCATCGTCCACGAATTTGAGATGAGCGTGCATGCCCGGAAGGGTGTGAACTGCCTTGATTGCCACCAGGTGGCGGCAGGCCAGCAGGGCACCAACCACAATGGCTTTGTCATCAACACGGCGGTGACGCCGGCCAACTGCCGCACCTGCCACGAGGCCATCTACCAGCAATTCCTGCACAGCCGGCATGCGGCGGCATCGTGGGCCGCGGTGGCCGGTGACAAGGATTTCACGCCGGAGCAGGTGGCCTTTGGCGAACATTATCAACCGGGCGCTGTCAAGCGGCCGCCGAACGCGCTCACCACGCTGGAAGGCGCGGCCGCGACGACGAGCGGCTGCGCCAGTTGCCACAGCGTCGGGCGGCCCAACCCGGACGGAACCATCGGCAACTGCACGGCCTGTCACACGCGGCACACGTCCTCGGTGGAACTGGCCCGCCTGCCGTCCACCTGCGGCCAGTGCCATCTGGGGCCGGACCATTCGCAGATGGAAATTTACACCGAATCCAAGCACGGCGTGATGTTTGCGGCGCAGAGGCAGTTGCTCAATCTGTCCGCACCGCCGGACAAGCTGACGACGCATGACATGTTCGTTCCCACGTGCGCCACCTGCCACATGAGCGGCATCAATGGCACGGGCGTGACGCATGATCCCTCGGAACGCCTGTCCTACTATTTGTTTGCCGAAGTGACCAAGCCCCGGCCCGACGCCGCGCGGGCGCAGGCCAAGATGAAGAACATCTGCCTGCAATGCCACACGCCGGCGCTGGTGGACCGCGTCTATCGCGAGGCGGACGAAGTGGTCAAGTCAACGAACGAAAAAGTGCTGGCCGCCAAGGCCATCATGGACCAGTTGCAGCAGGACGGTCTGCTGAAGGGCGAACCTTACAGCCAGCCCATTGCGTTCAAGTATTTCGACCTCTGGCATTATTACGGCCGCACCGCCAAGCACGGTGCGTTCATGGGCGGCGCGGACTTCGTGCAGTGGCACGGCAATTACCCGATTTTGCAGCACCTCGTCGAAATCCGCGCGGAAGCGGAGCAACTGCGCCAGGAACATGCAGCCGGTCGTTAA
- a CDS encoding putative zinc-binding protein — protein MNPTNPPATSPASAPQPALPAKPIVYACSGCSDAGELADRIARQLSREGGGEMSCLAGIGGRVKPLLNKGEKAQRILVIDGCPLNCARKTLELAGLNTFAHLQLHEIGLRKGNCPPNDERIAAGVAAARRVLDAPGPAPAPAAGAAVG, from the coding sequence ATGAATCCGACAAATCCTCCCGCGACTTCGCCGGCGTCCGCGCCGCAGCCCGCGCTGCCCGCGAAACCGATTGTCTATGCCTGCTCCGGATGTTCGGATGCGGGTGAACTGGCCGACCGCATCGCGCGGCAGTTGAGCCGCGAAGGCGGCGGCGAAATGTCCTGCCTGGCCGGCATCGGCGGGCGCGTGAAGCCGTTGTTGAACAAGGGTGAAAAGGCGCAACGCATTCTCGTCATCGACGGCTGCCCGCTGAATTGCGCCCGGAAGACGCTCGAACTCGCCGGCCTGAACACGTTCGCGCATTTGCAATTGCACGAAATCGGCCTGCGCAAAGGAAACTGTCCGCCGAACGACGAGCGCATTGCCGCCGGCGTGGCGGCGGCCCGGCGCGTTCTGGATGCGCCGGGCCCCGCGCCCGCGCCGGCCGCCGGGGCGGCGGTGGGTTGA
- a CDS encoding MarR family transcriptional regulator, which yields MPTKPTHISKAEYETLAALRYALRQFLHFSEAAAGGAGLTPQQHQALLAIKGFPGRDRVTISEFAERLQLRHHSAVGLANRLVSARLARREPDTQDRRRVYLALTVRGEALLEQLSAAHREQLHRVGPQLADLLARLRG from the coding sequence ATGCCGACGAAACCGACCCACATTTCCAAGGCGGAATATGAAACGCTGGCCGCCCTGCGGTATGCGCTGCGCCAGTTCCTCCACTTCAGCGAAGCGGCGGCCGGCGGCGCCGGGCTGACGCCGCAACAACATCAGGCCTTGCTCGCCATCAAGGGCTTTCCCGGGCGCGACCGTGTGACCATCAGCGAATTCGCCGAACGGCTGCAGCTCCGGCATCACAGCGCCGTGGGGCTGGCGAACCGGCTCGTGTCCGCCCGTCTGGCGCGGCGCGAACCGGACACGCAGGATCGCCGGCGCGTTTATCTGGCCCTGACCGTGCGCGGTGAGGCATTGCTGGAGCAGCTCTCGGCAGCGCACCGGGAACAGTTGCACCGCGTCGGACCGCAACTGGCGGATTTGCTGGCGCGCTTGCGCGGGTGA
- a CDS encoding ABC transporter permease, with protein MNDSALPLRVSPDAVAAATSMRVPACSRAGFAQRRRAGAQVALLATKEFGDRLRSGWVLACVLVWLGAIGLTSCFGLLQIGRIGVQGYERTVISLLNLVQYLVPLLGLLLGHDLIVSEADERTLRLTLASGVSRTRLVLGKFLGGCLTLSVPLVLGFVIAGVAIGLAAKDRGCGPFLRLAFSGLGLGIVFLGIGLTLSSFSRTRVQALVLALLAWCAAVFVFDLVALGVLVSTQAPAATREIEVVCDATHVNAAADLHSAYDEVPDAAARAAAASPALTLGWLALNPVDVFRAMNLPQPTGVRVPRLLPWLTTALWLTVALGGSLWRLRRADL; from the coding sequence ATGAACGATTCCGCCCTGCCATTGCGCGTCAGCCCCGATGCCGTGGCCGCCGCAACATCCATGCGGGTGCCCGCCTGTTCGCGCGCGGGATTTGCCCAGCGCCGGCGCGCCGGCGCGCAGGTGGCGTTGCTGGCCACGAAGGAGTTTGGCGACCGGCTGCGCAGCGGCTGGGTGCTGGCGTGTGTGCTGGTGTGGCTCGGTGCGATTGGCCTGACGAGCTGCTTTGGCCTGCTCCAGATTGGCCGGATCGGCGTGCAAGGTTACGAGCGCACCGTGATCAGCCTGCTCAACCTGGTCCAGTATCTGGTGCCGTTGCTGGGCCTGCTGCTCGGGCATGACCTCATTGTCAGCGAAGCGGACGAACGCACCTTGCGGCTGACGCTGGCCAGCGGCGTGAGCCGGACGCGGCTGGTGCTGGGCAAATTTCTGGGCGGCTGCCTCACGCTCAGCGTGCCGCTCGTGCTCGGATTTGTCATCGCGGGCGTGGCCATTGGCCTCGCGGCGAAGGATCGCGGCTGCGGCCCGTTTCTGCGGCTGGCGTTTTCGGGTTTGGGGCTGGGCATCGTGTTTCTCGGCATCGGGTTGACGCTTTCCAGCTTCAGCCGCACACGCGTGCAGGCGCTGGTGCTCGCGCTGCTGGCATGGTGTGCGGCGGTCTTTGTGTTCGATCTGGTGGCGCTGGGCGTGCTGGTCTCCACCCAGGCCCCGGCGGCGACCCGGGAAATCGAAGTGGTCTGCGATGCCACGCATGTGAATGCCGCGGCGGATTTGCATTCCGCTTACGACGAGGTGCCCGATGCGGCGGCGCGCGCGGCGGCCGCCAGCCCGGCCCTGACCCTGGGCTGGCTGGCGCTCAATCCGGTTGATGTGTTCCGTGCCATGAACCTGCCGCAGCCAACCGGCGTGCGCGTGCCCCGGCTGTTGCCGTGGCTGACGACGGCGCTGTGGTTGACGGTGGCCCTGGGCGGCAGTTTGTGGCGATTGCGCCGGGCCGATTTGTGA
- a CDS encoding SCO family protein, which yields MKTKVILAGLGLLTLVAVSSVLALRHQQSTTAVMNAGVKTFVVRGQVRSLDLTNRTVRITHEAIPDYMPAMTMPFEVKDVAVLNGLAPGDEVQFELAVTDDDSWIARVQKLGSAAPAEAAAVDASAATLADREAERVQVGETVPDFQLVDQDGRAVRLSDYRGRAVVLTFIYTRCPLPNFCPLMSKHFAELEQRLNKELPGRYHLLSISMDPEFDTPAVLKEYASRYEARTADWTFATGDAGQIDTVAQLLGLYYVRENGLISHDLRTALIGPDGRLVHLWKSNVWTPYEVQRRVRETLTGSQEVAVR from the coding sequence ATGAAAACGAAAGTAATCCTCGCTGGACTGGGGCTGTTGACCCTCGTGGCCGTGTCGTCCGTGCTGGCGCTGCGCCATCAGCAATCAACCACCGCGGTGATGAACGCGGGCGTGAAGACGTTTGTGGTGCGGGGGCAGGTGCGCAGCCTCGACCTGACCAACCGCACGGTGCGCATCACGCACGAGGCCATTCCGGATTACATGCCGGCCATGACGATGCCGTTTGAGGTGAAGGATGTCGCGGTCCTCAACGGGTTGGCGCCGGGGGACGAGGTGCAGTTTGAACTGGCCGTGACGGATGATGATTCCTGGATCGCACGCGTGCAAAAGCTGGGCAGTGCCGCGCCCGCGGAAGCCGCTGCGGTGGATGCTTCCGCCGCGACATTGGCCGACCGTGAAGCGGAACGCGTGCAAGTGGGCGAAACCGTGCCGGACTTCCAACTGGTGGATCAGGACGGGCGCGCCGTCCGGCTCAGCGATTATCGCGGTCGGGCGGTCGTGCTGACGTTCATTTACACGCGCTGCCCGCTGCCGAATTTTTGCCCGCTCATGTCGAAGCATTTTGCCGAATTGGAGCAGCGTCTGAACAAGGAGCTGCCGGGCCGTTATCACTTGTTGAGCATCAGCATGGATCCGGAGTTCGATACGCCGGCCGTGCTCAAGGAGTATGCGTCGCGCTACGAGGCCCGCACGGCGGACTGGACCTTTGCGACGGGCGACGCCGGGCAGATTGACACGGTGGCGCAACTGCTCGGGCTTTATTACGTCCGCGAAAATGGCCTGATCTCGCACGACCTGCGCACGGCGCTCATCGGGCCGGACGGGCGGCTGGTGCATTTGTGGAAGAGCAACGTGTGGACGCCTTACGAGGTGCAGCGCAGGGTGCGTGAAACGTTGACCGGAAGTCAGGAGGTGGCGGTGCGATGA